A window of Campylobacter pinnipediorum subsp. pinnipediorum contains these coding sequences:
- a CDS encoding fumarate reductase cytochrome b subunit has translation MTGLIEGFLGVRSDCKKSRCTASWDRLQSITGLILACFILCHMVFTSTIIFGKDAFNAVVEFAEASFLFEGGLPIITNLIAAFIFVIFMVHAFLAMRKFPANFKQYIMFVGHKNRIKHFDTTLWWFQFLTGFVLFFTASAHLVDIMFNPTKITAKTSATNFETLEFFYLALLIFMVVHASIGMYRLYVKWISIDGANRQEMLEKRNKARTIIFAIFGALATIALIADFIWIGLSH, from the coding sequence ATGACCGGGCTTATTGAGGGTTTTTTAGGTGTTCGCTCAGACTGCAAAAAAAGTCGTTGCACCGCCAGCTGGGATAGATTACAAAGTATAACAGGGCTTATTCTAGCCTGTTTTATACTATGTCATATGGTTTTCACATCTACAATAATCTTTGGCAAAGATGCATTTAATGCAGTTGTAGAGTTTGCGGAAGCTAGTTTTTTATTTGAAGGTGGATTACCAATAATAACAAATTTAATCGCTGCTTTTATATTTGTTATTTTTATGGTTCATGCATTTTTAGCAATGAGAAAGTTTCCAGCTAACTTCAAACAATATATAATGTTTGTAGGTCATAAAAATCGCATAAAACATTTTGATACTACACTATGGTGGTTTCAATTTTTAACAGGATTTGTTCTATTTTTTACAGCAAGCGCTCATCTTGTTGATATTATGTTTAATCCAACCAAAATAACAGCTAAAACATCTGCTACAAATTTTGAAACATTGGAATTTTTCTATCTTGCACTTCTTATTTTTATGGTTGTTCATGCAAGTATTGGCATGTACAGGTTATATGTAAAATGGATAAGCATTGATGGTGCTAACAGACAAGAGATGCTAGAAAAAAGAAATAAAGCTAGAACAATAATTTTTGCTATTTTTGGAGCACTTGCAACAATAGCATTAATAGCCGATTTTATATGGATTGGCCTTAGTCATTAA
- the lgt gene encoding prolipoprotein diacylglyceryl transferase, whose product MTFWNEIYTHFNPVAFSIFGINVHWYGIMYVLALLVALSMAKYFVKKDKIPISNSMLDNYFFWVEVGVILGARIGYILIYSDDTLWYITNPWQIFNPFYDGVFVGIRGMSYHGAVVGFLIATFAYCKKYKQNSLMFLDLCAISIPLGYFFGRIGNFLNQELFGRATDVAWAIKVGGIMRHPSQLYEAVLEGLIVFIILFFYRKFKKFNGELIALYAILYAIARFVSEFFREPDYNLGFIFLNLSMGHLLSLAMIFIGCFTYFYLKK is encoded by the coding sequence ATGACTTTTTGGAATGAAATTTATACACACTTTAATCCCGTAGCATTTAGTATTTTTGGAATAAATGTCCACTGGTATGGAATAATGTATGTTTTAGCATTATTAGTAGCATTAAGCATGGCTAAATATTTTGTTAAAAAAGACAAAATACCTATAAGCAACTCTATGCTTGATAATTATTTTTTCTGGGTTGAAGTTGGAGTTATTCTTGGTGCTAGGATTGGATATATACTTATTTATTCTGATGATACATTATGGTACATAACCAACCCTTGGCAAATTTTTAACCCATTTTATGACGGAGTTTTTGTTGGAATTCGCGGTATGAGCTATCACGGTGCTGTTGTTGGATTTTTAATAGCTACATTTGCATATTGTAAAAAATATAAACAAAATAGCTTGATGTTTTTGGATTTGTGTGCTATATCGATACCACTTGGGTATTTCTTTGGTCGTATAGGAAATTTTTTAAATCAAGAGTTATTTGGAAGAGCAACCGATGTAGCTTGGGCGATAAAGGTAGGTGGTATTATGAGACACCCTTCTCAGCTTTATGAAGCTGTGCTTGAAGGCTTAATAGTTTTTATTATTTTATTTTTTTATAGGAAATTTAAGAAATTTAATGGAGAGCTTATTGCATTATATGCTATTTTATATGCTATTGCTAGGTTTGTATCAGAGTTTTTTAGGGAGCCTGATTATAATCTAGGCTTTATATTTTTAAATCTATCTATGGGTCATTTGTTATCTTTAGCAATGATTTTTATAGGTTGCTTTACATACTTTTATTTAAAAAAATAA
- the tupB gene encoding tungstate ABC transporter permease TupB yields MEFITDGIFTAFKLLMSLDIETYSAIKATLYTSSISIILALIIGLPIGFILGFYKFFGAKVLKFISDTMLAMPTVAIGLIIYAFITRNGPLGEFGLLFTLKAIVIGQLVLALPIIISLSSSIIENMDEKHYFTIMSYRLGSLRLAMVVIYELRYSLMVVVANAYGRIVAEVGVAMLIGGNIKYFTRTITTAISLETNKGQFERGIALAIVLISIAFLVNLSIHFLKRLDK; encoded by the coding sequence TTGGAATTTATTACAGATGGTATTTTTACGGCTTTTAAGCTACTTATGAGCTTAGATATTGAAACATATTCTGCCATCAAAGCCACACTTTATACATCTAGTATATCGATTATTCTTGCATTAATCATAGGTCTTCCTATCGGTTTTATCCTAGGGTTTTATAAATTTTTTGGAGCTAAGGTTTTAAAATTTATAAGCGATACTATGCTTGCTATGCCAACTGTTGCAATAGGCCTTATAATATATGCTTTTATTACTAGAAATGGTCCTTTAGGGGAGTTTGGATTATTATTTACATTAAAGGCTATAGTTATCGGCCAATTAGTTTTAGCCTTGCCTATTATCATATCTTTAAGTTCTAGTATTATTGAAAATATGGATGAAAAGCACTATTTTACTATAATGTCTTATAGACTTGGTAGCTTAAGACTTGCAATGGTTGTTATTTATGAATTAAGATATTCTTTAATGGTTGTTGTAGCTAATGCCTATGGTAGGATTGTTGCTGAGGTTGGTGTTGCAATGCTTATTGGTGGAAATATAAAGTATTTTACAAGAACGATAACAACAGCAATATCGCTTGAAACAAATAAGGGTCAATTTGAAAGAGGTATAGCTTTGGCTATTGTTTTGATATCTATAGCCTTTTTGGTAAATTTATCTATTCATTTTTTAAAAAGGCTTGATAAATGA
- the hemE gene encoding uroporphyrinogen decarboxylase: protein MIFVDACLKKDTPYTPVWMMRQAGRYLPEYMQVRKQAGDFLSLCKDYKKASEVTIQPIDILGVDAAILFSDILVVPLEMGMELEFVKGEGPIFKSPIKNIQDLQILDEQKAVKNLSYVYDTIKLTREKLDKNKALIGFLGAPWTLATYMTEGQGSKTYAISKKMLYQNPELMHQILEKTTNALIGYAKTQIRSGVNAIQIFDSWAAALEESAFFEFSWSYILKIVDAIKSEFPHIPVIVFPKGISGYLDKIDGNFDVFGVDWGTPIELAKEKLGHKYVLQGNMEPTRLYSKQAIDEGIDKILNIMQNKNHIFNLGHGILPDVPVENAKYFIKQVQEKSKR from the coding sequence ATGATTTTTGTAGATGCATGTCTTAAAAAAGACACACCTTACACACCGGTTTGGATGATGCGTCAAGCTGGAAGATACCTGCCTGAATACATGCAAGTAAGGAAGCAAGCGGGTGATTTTTTATCACTTTGTAAAGACTATAAAAAAGCAAGTGAAGTAACGATACAGCCTATTGATATTTTGGGGGTTGATGCTGCGATATTGTTTAGTGATATATTGGTTGTTCCTCTTGAAATGGGCATGGAACTTGAGTTTGTTAAAGGCGAAGGTCCGATATTTAAATCACCTATAAAAAACATACAAGACCTACAAATACTAGATGAACAAAAAGCTGTAAAAAATTTATCATATGTATATGACACCATAAAACTAACAAGAGAAAAACTAGATAAAAATAAGGCCTTGATTGGCTTTTTGGGTGCTCCATGGACTTTAGCTACATATATGACAGAAGGTCAAGGAAGCAAAACATACGCTATAAGCAAAAAAATGCTTTATCAAAACCCTGAACTAATGCATCAAATTTTAGAAAAAACAACAAATGCCTTGATAGGCTATGCCAAAACTCAAATAAGATCAGGTGTCAATGCTATACAAATCTTTGATAGCTGGGCTGCGGCTCTTGAAGAAAGTGCATTTTTTGAGTTTAGTTGGAGTTATATATTAAAAATAGTAGACGCAATAAAATCAGAATTTCCGCATATACCTGTTATAGTATTTCCAAAAGGAATAAGTGGATATCTTGATAAGATAGATGGGAATTTTGATGTTTTTGGTGTTGATTGGGGTACTCCGATAGAACTTGCAAAAGAAAAATTAGGACACAAATATGTACTACAAGGAAATATGGAGCCTACAAGACTATATTCAAAACAGGCCATAGATGAAGGTATAGATAAAATTTTAAATATAATGCAAAACAAAAATCATATATTTAACCTAGGTCACGGAATACTACCCGATGTGCCTGTTGAAAATGCAAAATATTTTATAAAACAAGTTCAAGAAAAGAGCAAAAGATAA
- the tupC gene encoding tungstate ABC transporter ATP-binding protein TupC gives MIEISNLKVDYNNFRAIDIEKLNIDTKISTALLGFNGSGKSTLLKAIAHLIKPTSGSLKIWGKDRLSLDELKDISILLPEPMLLKRSIRDNFKFALKSRGNLDKFDKYVYEALELVGLDDSFLQKQHYELSSGQNKRIAFALIICLRAKLNLLDEPTNAVDLSTAKQFAKAIQFMKDQYKSGFIIASHDEKWLSAISDESLFLHEGRLSDFELKNIFNASNGFIDFGDFKIELPKEFKNSKKIAINQNLINLSFVKSDNSIKGILHSVSLIYKNDILLKIKAGDFLIKCVVKNAKIGEYTTGKEIFFSVNEKAFLSLE, from the coding sequence ATGATTGAGATATCAAATTTAAAAGTAGATTATAATAATTTTCGTGCCATTGATATAGAAAAATTAAACATAGACACAAAGATAAGCACAGCACTTTTAGGCTTTAATGGTAGTGGAAAAAGCACACTTTTAAAAGCTATTGCACATCTTATAAAGCCAACAAGTGGAAGTCTTAAAATTTGGGGCAAAGATAGGCTCAGTTTAGATGAACTAAAAGATATTTCTATACTTTTACCAGAGCCTATGCTTTTAAAAAGAAGTATTAGGGATAATTTTAAATTTGCTCTAAAATCAAGAGGGAATTTAGATAAATTTGATAAATATGTATATGAAGCTTTGGAGCTTGTTGGACTTGATGATAGTTTTTTACAAAAACAACATTATGAATTAAGTTCAGGACAAAACAAACGTATAGCTTTTGCTTTGATTATATGTTTAAGAGCTAAGTTAAACTTGCTTGATGAGCCTACAAATGCTGTTGATTTAAGCACGGCTAAGCAATTTGCGAAAGCTATACAATTTATGAAAGATCAGTATAAAAGTGGATTTATTATAGCTTCTCATGATGAAAAATGGCTAAGTGCTATTAGTGATGAGAGCTTGTTTTTGCACGAGGGTAGGTTAAGTGATTTTGAGCTTAAAAATATATTTAATGCTTCAAATGGGTTTATTGATTTTGGAGATTTTAAAATTGAGCTACCAAAAGAGTTTAAAAATAGTAAAAAAATAGCAATAAATCAAAATCTTATAAATTTAAGTTTTGTAAAATCAGATAATAGTATAAAAGGTATCTTGCATTCTGTTTCGCTTATATATAAAAATGATATTTTGCTTAAAATAAAAGCTGGGGATTTTTTGATAAAATGTGTTGTAAAAAATGCCAAAATAGGCGAATATACAACTGGAAAAGAGATATTTTTTTCTGTAAATGAAAAAGCATTTTTAAGCTTGGAATGA
- the tupA gene encoding tungstate ABC transporter substrate-binding protein TupA, whose translation MKKIFISSIIAVCALLGADSDLNMATTTSTDNTGLLDAIYPVYKAKTGVDLKWTAVGTGAALKMGENCDVDILFVHSPKVEMDFVNNGYGIERKAVMYNDFVLIADKSIADKFKGKDLKGAFEVINKEKIPFFSRGDKSGTDNKEKGIWKKMANGVPENEAWYRQTGQGMLATIKAAEEQKGVSFTDRGTYIKYEANAKGNPDLVIVNEGDESLKNLYSIIAVNPKHCKNADVENANKFIDWIVSDEGQKFVGDFKLLNKQLFTPDAKTRKN comes from the coding sequence ATGAAAAAAATATTTATATCATCAATTATAGCGGTTTGTGCACTTTTAGGAGCTGATTCTGATTTAAATATGGCTACAACAACAAGTACTGACAACACAGGACTTTTGGATGCTATATACCCTGTTTATAAGGCGAAAACCGGAGTTGATTTAAAATGGACAGCAGTTGGAACTGGTGCTGCTTTGAAAATGGGAGAAAACTGTGATGTTGACATACTTTTTGTTCACTCTCCAAAGGTAGAAATGGATTTTGTAAATAATGGCTACGGTATAGAAAGAAAAGCTGTTATGTATAATGATTTTGTTTTAATAGCTGATAAAAGTATTGCTGATAAATTTAAAGGCAAAGACTTAAAAGGTGCATTTGAAGTAATAAACAAAGAAAAAATTCCATTCTTCTCAAGAGGCGACAAATCAGGAACAGACAACAAAGAAAAAGGAATTTGGAAAAAAATGGCAAATGGTGTTCCTGAAAACGAAGCTTGGTATCGTCAAACAGGTCAAGGAATGCTAGCTACTATAAAAGCTGCTGAAGAGCAAAAAGGTGTTAGCTTTACTGATAGAGGAACATATATCAAATATGAAGCAAATGCTAAAGGAAACCCTGATTTAGTTATAGTAAATGAAGGTGATGAAAGCCTTAAAAATCTCTACTCAATAATAGCTGTAAACCCGAAACACTGCAAAAATGCCGATGTAGAAAATGCAAATAAATTTATAGACTGGATTGTTAGTGATGAGGGTCAAAAGTTTGTTGGTGATTTTAAATTGTTAAACAAACAACTATTTACTCCTGATGCCAAAACAAGAAAAAATTAA
- a CDS encoding glucose-6-phosphate isomerase, translating into MIKNSFYFNFDDENIINEYAKRVNLEHDSGEIGYYHLPDLNKKELDKILEYEKKLKGIKNIVLVGIGGSSLGVKALKMAMAQKQHTRELFFIDNVDPSVFEMVTKHINFEESLFIISSKSGNTIETISIFKCLIDLYKPADLSRNFLIITDKNTTLEQYAKENNINFFNIPKNVGGRFSVLSVIGLVPLAFCGYDISLLLDGAMYCKKQYIDENDNSIIFKAYHYATHRNADINVVFSYSSLLDGFNDWYVQLWAESLGKKNGYKRIGRTPVGLIGSKDQHSFLQLIMDGVKDKTITFIKVKNTNSVKIPSLNISHFKDCDFVDGLQLGELINFQCDSTKMALVQEGLSVDVIELDMIDEWHMGYLVYYYELLTSATGIMLGIDTYNQPGVEIGKRILKNMLLK; encoded by the coding sequence ATGATTAAAAATAGTTTTTATTTTAATTTTGATGATGAAAATATAATAAATGAATATGCTAAGCGTGTAAATTTGGAACACGATAGTGGTGAAATAGGGTATTATCATCTTCCTGATTTGAACAAAAAAGAGCTTGATAAAATTTTAGAATACGAAAAAAAATTAAAAGGCATAAAAAATATTGTGCTAGTTGGTATTGGTGGTAGTTCTTTGGGTGTTAAGGCTTTAAAAATGGCTATGGCTCAAAAACAGCACACAAGAGAGCTTTTTTTTATAGATAATGTAGACCCTAGCGTTTTTGAAATGGTAACTAAGCATATAAATTTTGAAGAGAGCTTGTTTATAATAAGCTCAAAATCAGGTAATACAATAGAGACTATAAGTATATTTAAATGTCTTATTGATCTTTACAAGCCAGCTGATTTAAGTAGAAATTTTTTGATAATAACAGATAAAAATACAACCTTAGAGCAATATGCAAAAGAAAATAATATAAATTTTTTCAATATTCCTAAAAATGTTGGTGGTAGGTTTAGTGTTTTGAGTGTTATAGGGCTTGTGCCTTTGGCTTTTTGTGGATATGATATATCACTTTTACTTGATGGTGCTATGTATTGCAAAAAACAATACATAGATGAAAATGATAATTCTATCATCTTTAAGGCTTATCACTATGCAACTCACAGAAATGCTGATATAAATGTCGTTTTTAGTTATTCTAGTTTGCTTGATGGATTTAATGATTGGTATGTTCAGCTTTGGGCTGAAAGTCTTGGTAAAAAAAATGGATATAAACGTATAGGTCGCACACCTGTTGGACTTATAGGTAGCAAAGACCAACATAGTTTTTTGCAGCTTATTATGGATGGTGTTAAGGATAAAACAATAACTTTTATCAAGGTAAAAAACACCAACTCTGTAAAAATTCCATCTTTAAATATTTCTCACTTTAAAGACTGTGATTTTGTTGATGGTTTACAGCTTGGTGAGCTTATAAATTTTCAGTGTGATTCTACCAAGATGGCATTGGTTCAAGAAGGACTTAGTGTTGATGTTATAGAGCTTGATATGATTGATGAGTGGCATATGGGATACTTAGTTTATTATTATGAACTCTTGACATCAGCAACAGGAATTATGCTAGGTATTGATACTTATAATCAACCAGGTGTTGAGATAGGCAAGAGAATCCTTAAAAATATGCTTTTGAAATAA
- a CDS encoding IMPACT family protein yields MLKTINDTFKAQIDIKKSNFLAFLTPFENFKTMHESLKQEHPKAVHIVWAYRVMNKYGQIVENQSDDGEPKGTSGPPALNALRGANLINSAILIVRYFGGIKLGTGGLVRAYSTATNLAINEAILIDFIQKESVVFFTNFSLISRFEHYFQTNNIFDIKKDFNEKGAKWEINLTMQEFLNLHNFLKTIQTNDFEFLALPIHAKDSIN; encoded by the coding sequence ATGCTAAAAACAATAAACGATACATTTAAAGCCCAAATAGACATAAAAAAATCTAATTTTTTAGCTTTTTTAACACCTTTTGAAAATTTCAAAACTATGCACGAATCGCTAAAACAAGAACACCCAAAAGCTGTTCATATAGTATGGGCTTATAGAGTTATGAATAAATACGGACAAATTGTTGAAAATCAAAGCGATGATGGAGAGCCAAAAGGAACAAGCGGCCCACCAGCACTTAATGCTTTAAGGGGTGCAAACCTAATAAACTCAGCAATACTTATAGTAAGATATTTTGGTGGAATAAAACTTGGCACAGGAGGTCTTGTAAGGGCTTATTCAACAGCTACAAATTTAGCTATAAATGAAGCAATTTTAATTGATTTTATACAAAAAGAGAGTGTTGTGTTTTTTACAAATTTTTCACTTATTTCAAGATTTGAACACTATTTTCAAACAAACAATATTTTTGATATCAAAAAAGATTTTAACGAAAAAGGTGCCAAGTGGGAGATAAACTTAACAATGCAAGAGTTTTTAAATTTACATAATTTTTTAAAAACAATACAAACAAATGATTTTGAATTTTTAGCATTACCAATACATGCAAAAGATAGCATAAACTAA
- the yihA gene encoding ribosome biogenesis GTP-binding protein YihA/YsxC has product MIKIVSANFITSSPSIKEAPVFNSSEIVFLGRSNVGKSSLINSLTKHNSLAKSSSTPGKTQLINFFEICLLDDEKGEKFNVIFVDLPGFGYARVAKSTHNEWKKNLDEFLKSRETIRLFVHLIDSRHFDLEIDKNVNDYITSFLRPDQKLLNLYTKSDKLNQSLKSAVLKNDPDGILVSTLNKNGIEKALNTIIKKTLGSE; this is encoded by the coding sequence GTATAAAAGAAGCACCTGTATTTAATTCAAGTGAAATTGTCTTTTTAGGTCGATCAAATGTTGGTAAATCAAGCCTTATAAACTCCCTAACAAAACATAACTCTTTAGCGAAAAGTTCATCTACACCAGGAAAAACGCAACTCATAAACTTTTTTGAAATTTGCTTGCTTGATGATGAAAAAGGAGAAAAATTTAATGTAATTTTCGTTGATCTACCAGGTTTTGGATATGCGAGAGTAGCCAAATCAACTCACAACGAATGGAAAAAAAACTTAGATGAGTTTTTGAAATCAAGGGAAACTATAAGACTTTTTGTGCATTTGATAGACTCTAGACATTTTGATCTTGAAATAGATAAAAACGTAAATGACTACATAACAAGTTTTTTAAGACCTGATCAAAAACTTTTAAATTTATACACAAAATCAGATAAATTAAATCAAAGCCTTAAAAGTGCAGTATTAAAAAACGATCCAGACGGAATTTTAGTATCAACCCTAAATAAAAATGGGATAGAAAAAGCATTAAACACAATAATAAAAAAAACACTTGGTAGCGAATAA
- the galU gene encoding UTP--glucose-1-phosphate uridylyltransferase GalU: MIQTCLFPAAGYGTRFLPATKSLPKEMLPILTKPLIHYGVDEALEAGMDNMAFVVGRGKRALEDYFDISYELEHQIAGTSKEPLLDDIRKLMQSATFCFTRQNEMKGLGDAIYTGKSLVKDEAFGVVLADDLCINEDGEGVLSQMIKIYERYRCSVVAVMEVPKEQTKSYGVVSGRAIEDGLLMVDDMVEKPDPQEAPSNLAIIGRYILTPDIFNILEKTQPGKNGEIQITDALKTQAKRGMVLAYKFKGRRFDCGSLDGFVEATNYFYKLKND, encoded by the coding sequence ATGATACAAACTTGTCTTTTTCCGGCAGCTGGTTATGGAACTAGGTTTTTACCAGCAACAAAATCTTTACCAAAAGAGATGTTACCTATCTTAACAAAGCCATTGATTCATTATGGTGTTGATGAGGCTTTGGAAGCTGGAATGGACAATATGGCTTTTGTTGTTGGTCGTGGCAAGAGAGCTTTGGAGGATTATTTTGATATAAGTTATGAACTAGAACATCAAATAGCTGGAACAAGCAAAGAACCACTTTTAGATGATATAAGAAAGCTCATGCAAAGTGCAACATTTTGTTTTACTAGACAAAATGAGATGAAAGGGCTTGGAGATGCTATCTATACCGGAAAATCATTAGTAAAAGATGAGGCTTTTGGTGTTGTTTTGGCTGATGATTTATGTATAAATGAAGATGGTGAAGGTGTTTTGTCTCAAATGATAAAAATTTATGAAAGATATCGTTGTTCTGTTGTTGCTGTTATGGAAGTTCCAAAAGAGCAAACAAAAAGCTATGGTGTGGTGTCTGGAAGAGCTATTGAAGATGGACTTTTGATGGTTGATGATATGGTCGAAAAACCAGACCCACAAGAAGCACCTAGTAATCTAGCTATAATTGGAAGATATATTTTAACTCCTGATATTTTTAATATATTAGAAAAAACACAACCAGGTAAAAATGGAGAAATCCAAATCACAGATGCTTTAAAAACACAGGCTAAAAGAGGTATGGTTTTGGCTTATAAATTTAAGGGTCGTAGGTTTGATTGTGGAAGTTTAGATGGCTTTGTGGAAGCAACAAATTATTTTTATAAGTTAAAAAATGATTAA
- the mrdA gene encoding penicillin-binding protein 2, giving the protein MRMRIVFAIIIIFWLILLTRIYHLSVNSNAYYEEIAEQNAIKTQYIAPVRGLIFDSKDRPLAVNRLGFSVAIKPHLTKKPDVLDKEIIFLTSTFDDLNATRIQKEYKKNDSAYNQDFINVIEFIDYDKFIPHIAKLSLHENLEIKPASKRHYPYNDLASHIIGYVGRANQQDMNNNPLAKLTNHTGRSGIERYYNNILQGQEGSRKVKINALNEELEQINYTPPSSKNIRLSIDLELQQFVSNVFGQDAGSVVVMSLKDGAIVAAGSFPEYNLNPFVTGITQNEWDKLIKDLDHPFTNKMVNGLYPPGSVVKMAMGMAFLDAGISKNEGYTCNGSYELGGRKFRCWNIYGHGFMNLTSAIRESCDDYFYKSSQKIGIDAIAPVIERLGFGTKTGVDLPNEFLGTVPSREWKMRKYGKSWFQGETLITSIGQGNFLTTPMQVARHTAMLATGLNIVPHFLQSIDNEISDFTPKDNIFTKFEKAQLPTIRHAMYEVANHPKGTARRYFTESNVTVAAKTGTAQVIGISQTEKKRAREEDMEYLKRSHAWLTTYAPYEDPQYVITMIIEHGGHGGSAAGPKVSRIYNKLLELGYIKLDKVNQSKKSKKKKSK; this is encoded by the coding sequence ATGAGAATGCGGATAGTTTTTGCAATTATCATAATTTTTTGGCTCATACTGCTTACAAGAATATATCATCTAAGTGTTAATTCAAATGCATATTATGAAGAAATAGCTGAACAAAATGCTATTAAAACACAATATATAGCTCCAGTAAGAGGTCTAATATTTGATTCAAAAGATAGACCTTTAGCAGTAAATAGACTTGGTTTTTCAGTGGCAATCAAACCTCATCTTACAAAAAAGCCAGATGTATTAGATAAAGAAATTATTTTTTTAACATCAACTTTTGATGATTTAAATGCAACAAGAATACAAAAAGAATACAAAAAGAATGATTCTGCATATAATCAAGATTTTATAAATGTTATTGAATTTATAGACTATGATAAATTTATACCACATATAGCCAAATTATCTTTACATGAAAATTTAGAGATAAAACCTGCTTCAAAGAGACATTACCCTTATAATGATTTGGCATCTCATATAATAGGTTATGTTGGCCGTGCGAATCAACAAGATATGAATAATAATCCATTAGCAAAACTAACAAATCATACAGGAAGAAGTGGTATAGAAAGATATTATAATAATATCTTGCAAGGACAAGAAGGTAGCAGGAAAGTAAAAATCAATGCCTTAAATGAAGAACTAGAACAGATAAATTATACTCCGCCTAGCAGCAAAAATATAAGACTAAGCATAGACCTAGAGCTTCAACAATTTGTATCTAATGTTTTTGGGCAAGATGCCGGTAGTGTGGTTGTAATGAGCCTAAAAGATGGTGCGATAGTAGCTGCTGGAAGTTTTCCCGAATACAATCTCAATCCATTTGTTACAGGAATAACACAAAATGAATGGGATAAGCTCATCAAAGATTTAGATCACCCATTTACAAACAAAATGGTAAATGGTCTTTATCCTCCCGGCTCTGTTGTAAAAATGGCTATGGGCATGGCATTTTTAGATGCCGGAATAAGTAAAAATGAAGGTTATACTTGCAATGGCTCTTATGAACTTGGTGGTAGAAAATTTAGATGTTGGAATATTTATGGACATGGGTTTATGAATCTAACTAGCGCTATTAGAGAAAGTTGTGATGATTATTTTTATAAAAGCAGTCAAAAAATAGGAATAGATGCAATAGCTCCGGTTATAGAAAGACTCGGCTTTGGAACAAAAACTGGTGTTGATTTACCAAATGAGTTTTTAGGAACAGTGCCTAGCAGGGAATGGAAAATGAGAAAATACGGAAAATCTTGGTTTCAAGGTGAAACTCTCATCACATCAATAGGTCAAGGAAATTTCTTAACAACTCCTATGCAAGTCGCAAGACACACAGCTATGCTAGCTACAGGGCTAAATATAGTTCCTCACTTTTTACAAAGTATAGACAACGAAATTTCAGATTTTACCCCAAAAGATAATATATTTACAAAATTTGAAAAAGCACAGCTTCCAACAATAAGACACGCTATGTATGAAGTAGCAAATCATCCAAAAGGAACAGCAAGACGATACTTCACAGAGTCAAATGTAACAGTAGCTGCAAAAACAGGAACGGCTCAGGTAATAGGAATATCGCAGACAGAAAAAAAACGCGCAAGAGAAGAAGATATGGAGTATCTAAAAAGATCTCACGCTTGGCTTACTACATATGCACCTTATGAAGACCCGCAATACGTTATCACAATGATAATAGAACACGGTGGACACGGTGGTTCAGCAGCTGGACCAAAGGTATCTAGAATTTACAATAAATTACTAGAGCTAGGTTATATAAAACTAGATAAAGTAAATCAATCCAAAAAATCAAAAAAGAAAAAATCAAAATAA